From Eptesicus fuscus isolate TK198812 chromosome 13, DD_ASM_mEF_20220401, whole genome shotgun sequence, the proteins below share one genomic window:
- the KCNJ11 gene encoding ATP-sensitive inward rectifier potassium channel 11 — translation MLSRKGIIPEEYVLTRLAEDPAEPRYRARERRARFVSKKGNCNVAHKNIREQGRFLQDVFTTLVDLKWPHTLLIFTMSFLCSWLLFAMVWWLIAFAHGDLAPVDLAPAEGAIVPCVTSIHSFSSAFLFSIEVQVTIGFGGRMVTEECPLAILILIVQNIVGLMINAIMLGCIFMKTAQAHRRAETLIFSKHAVIALRQGRLCFMLRVGDLRKSMIISATIHMQVVRKTTSPEGEVVPLHQVDIPMENGVGGNSIFLVAPLIIYHVIDANSPLYDLAPGDLHHHQDLEIIVILEGVVETTGITTQARTSYLADEILWGQRFVPIVSEEDGRYAVDYSKFGNTIKVPTPLCTARQLEEDRSLLDALTLATARGPLRKRSVAVAKAKPRFSISPDSLS, via the coding sequence ATGCTGTCCCGCAAGGGCATCATCCCCGAGGAGTACGTGCTGACCCGGCTGGCAGAGGACCCTGCGGAGCCCCGGTACCGCGCCCGAGAGCGCAGGGCCCGCTTCGTGTCCAAGAAGGGCAACTGCAACGTGGCCCACAAGAACATCCGGGAGCAGGGCCGCTTCCTGCAGGACGTGTTCACCACGCTGGTGGACCTCAAGTGGCCGCACACGCTGCTCATCTTCACCATGTCCTTCCTGTGCAGCTGGCTGCTCTTCGCCATGGTCTGGTGGCTCATCGCCTTCGCCCACGGTGACCTGGCTCCCGTGGACCTGGCCCCTGCAGAGGGCGCCATCGTGCCCTGCGTCACCAGCATCCACTCTTTTTCGTCCGCCTTCCTCTTCTCCATCGAGGTCCAGGTGACCATTGGTTTCGGCGGGCGCATGGTGACGGAGGAGTGCCCGCTGGCCATCCTGATCCTCATTGTGCAGAACATCGTGGGGCTCATGATCAACGCCATCATGCTGGGCTGCATCTTCATGAAGACCGCCCAGGCCCACCGGCGGGCCGAGACCCTCATCTTCAGCAAGCACGCGGTCATCGCCTTGCGCCAAGGCCGCCTCTGCTTCATGCTGCGCGTGGGCGACCTCCGCAAGAGCATGATCATCAGCGCCACCATCCACATGCAGGTGGTGCGCAAGACCACCAGCCCGGAGGGCGAGGTGGTGCCCCTCCACCAGGTGGACATCCCCATGGAGAATGGAGTGGGGGGCAACAGCATCTTCCTGGTGGCGCCCCTCATCATCTACCACGTCATTGACGCCAACAGCCCACTCTACGACCTGGCGCCCGGTGACCTGCACCACCATCAGGACCTCGAGATCATTGTCATCCTGGAAGGTGTGGTGGAAACCACGGGCATCACCACCCAGGCCCGCACCTCCTACCTGGCCGATGAGATCCTGTGGGGTCAGCGCTTCGTGCCCATTGTGTCCGAGGAGGATGGCCGCTACGCCGTGGACTACTCCAAGTTTGGCAACACCATCAAAGTGCCCACGCCCCTCTGCACGGCCCGCCAGCTTGAGGAGGACCGCAGCCTGCTGGACGCTTTGACCCTcgctacggcccgtgggccactgCGTAAGCGCAGCGTGGCCGTAGCCAAGGCCAAGCCCAGGTTTAGCATCTCTCCGGATTCCCTGTCCTGA